agcctaaattaattatgaaattaaaaaagttttatttaattaaaaaatatttttaatttaaaaattaaaataaaagtcAATAGCTAAAAAacttatataataaaaaaatgattaaaaatatttttaattttttaaaagacttaaattgacttaaaaaaaatgtaatgaAAAAAAACGAAAAATGAAACTGACTATactaatagaagaaaaaaaattaagaaattgtacttaagaaaaaataaagagaaatggcatatatattaatataatttttatctTATATAAAATTGAATTATTCTTATGTCTACTTCACACGATATTGTATTTAtaaaaatagttaaaaaaatatattttaaatattaacattttttctatttttaaagttttttatcaatttatttttttaattgaaaatattttttattaaataaaattattttcaactTTAGATTTGATTTaggttattttttataatttgaagtataaatttaataattttatattaatctTTTAGGTTCAATATTTTAGAAAGTAGGTATTTTTTTTCTCGTAAAAACCCTTTAGTCATTTAAATACTATGttcaaaatattaaataattttgtcgcaaaaatatcaattaattttaTAACAGAACTTgcgagaaaaaaaaatattagattggaattattattattaatatatattaaaatatggaTACACATGAGGGGCATACTGTCCTATGGCTACAAATTAAATTACACACATGGCATTGGTTTGTTTGGGTTGGGACTCGGGAGTAAGTGGAAATTTCCATGTTTTACAAAAGAACGCAATGCGAAAAAGactgaaatgactaaaataaccTTGCAAGTGCGAAAAGACAGATAAATCCAATTCCTTACTTAGCTGCCTTGCCTAGGTCTGCCCGGTCCATCAGTTATTGCTTCTCCCGATAATAATCGCACACTACAAATACCGTACAAAACCCTTTCTGTCCTCTCCTCTCTCAGTTCTCTCTCCTCTCCTCTCCTCTCTCAGTTCTCTCTCCTCTCCTCTCCTCTCCTCTCCTCTCAATTCTGAAAGGTCAGTACTACTTCCTTCCATCGTTTCCTAAAGTTCTGTTTGGATGCCGTCAATCTTCAAAATGAAAACACACATTTTCAGTAaaattatttttgtatatttttccgACTCAATTGTATAATGATTCTGTCATTTCTGTTTTCCAGTATCTAAAATGATTTTTGTACAATTTCATTACTCGTGATCATCGtttgataactattttttttcttctttctttcataTTTGTGATGAATTTTGGTGGTTCGTCCCCATCCAGAAAaagtttttataattttttggttatTCTTGTTCGATAAGCAATCTTATTCGTGTTTATGTTTGATACAGATTGATAGCTCTGACTCTGAGTATGGGTTTCAAGTCGGTTTTCCGCTGCTTGCAAGAGGTTTTTCCTCAGGTGTATGCTTCGCTTTGACTATGGGTTTCAAGTCGGTTTAAATATTTTTATCGTTTATATTGCATCAATTTGCACAGTGTTttattgttgtttatttttttttaacgaTGATATTAATAATGTAGTATAATGAGAAATTTTAAAGAAGGTATAATTCATTAGGATTATAGAGTTTTTAAGTAAGGAAGTGGCATGCGAATTTGATTGAGCTTCTTTAAATTCTTAGAATCTGTAAGGTTTTTTTGGTTAATAGAATGGGAGTtgattttttatgttaatttattttattaaaggttattagaaatatttttttctacatgctTAGTGCTATTTTAATTCGAGCGCAAGGGTTATATTAAATCTAGAAGAGATATAAGAAGTTGAGATTTGTTTTTCTCATTGTTATTGTTTTTTTCCTTGGTAGATTGATGTGCGCATTCTGAAGGCTGTTGCTATTGAACATTCAAAAGATGCTGATGCAGCTGTTAATGACATTCTGACTGATGTTCTTCCTCACTTGGGTAGTGGAAATTCAACTTTTCCCGTGATCATTTCTCCCAATGCTGGGAGTTTTAGAGGTATTTTGTACGGACATCCGTAGAACTTATTTTATTCGAGCAAAAATGGGTATTTTTTTACAACTATATTAGAAAAGAGAGAAATTGCAAAAGCAAATATTATACAACTTTAGGTTAACATGTTTCCTCTTTCTTATTCCTAGTCTTTTCTTTCACAACAAATTCCAAATTCTAAACCAAGCTTTAAATGTAATCATATATTTCCTTTTCTCATTTTCTTAAATGGTTTGTTGGGTGGAATTCACTCCTTTGATTGATATGCTTATGCCAAATCTGTTGCCGATCAGGTGCTGAGTCTTCTACGGAATCAGGATCCAGTTCATTTGAACATGTTGAAGATAATGCTGGTGCAAATGGTACACATGCTGATATCACTCTTGGGGTTGAGATAGAAGATTCAGGGATATCTTCAAAACTAATATCTCCTAGTCATGAAGATGGGGAATATATTGATTTTACAAATGGTGCTCTGCATGCTGATGGCATACATCTGAATGAGTCAATGAATGGATCTAACTCTTCAAGTTCAGATATTAAAAATGATGGTGATAACAAAATAGATTTGTACACTAATGAAATCCATAAGGAAATTGCGTTGGAGTTAGATCAGGCTGATCGTGTCCTGTCAAAGGCTGCAAAGCTAATAAGAGCTGATGATGAGCAAGAGTGCACGGATACTGGATTTGAAACTTTTTTTTCACCCAACTTATTAATGTCCATAGTAAGTTCTGACCAAAGCCAATTTGGTGTGTCAACTGAGGGGCTTAATGATAGTTTGAAAAACCCATCCTTTGAGGTGGAAAAGCGAGAATATTTTATGGCTAATGTTCATGATGAAGATCAAGCAAGGAGTTTTTCAAGTCTTACTTCCCAGAAAGACTGTTCTGTTGCTAGTAAAACAGGCAGCATTCAGGATGACATCTCTGAAAACAGCTCAGTTTTACAATCTAATGAAATTTCCAGAATTGATATTCTTGATGAGATTATTGAAGATGCCAAGAACAATAAGGTACTGATGATTTGTAAATTATTTAGCTTGAGAACGGCAAATATATATCCTAAATTGTGAGCGAAGTCAAAAGTCTTTGACTGAATACAAATTCTCATTTCTTGTTTGTTCTTTTTTTCATTCAATTGGAGAAGTAAATCATGTTAGTAAATCAACTTAATCATACCTAGCTCAATAAGGGATAGTTGTTGTACATACCAATTTTTGCTCTCCTTTCTAAGGTTTCAAATTTTAAGCAGCTAAATTTTATCATTCTGCTTTTACCTTTTCTGGCTAACAAATTATTTTACTGATGAGGGCCAGAACAAATATTTTGAAGTTTTTAGATCAATATAGAGTATATAGGGAGATGGAAGAGAGGATAAGATTAATTATTTTAGGATAGAAGCAGCCATACGTGCGAAAATATCTTCGTTTTTTTTTTACTACTAGTATAGTAAGGTAGTTTTGGAATATAATACAAGGACGTGGACATCTGCACTGCACCCATCTGCCAACAGACATGATCACATTTTCTtaatatgtatattttgttttacattcctttcttttcattcttttttcCAAGTTTCTAATTACTAGACAAAAATGGTGCAGAAAACCTTGTTTTCTGCGATGGAGTCAGTCATTAACATGATGAAAGAAGTGGAAATTCAGGAGAGCAATGCAGAGCGTGCAAAAGAGGAAGCTGCTCTTGGAGGGTTGGATATTCTGATCAAGGTTGAGGAACTGAAACAAATGCTGGAACATGCAAAGGAAGCAAATAGCATGGTTAGTTGTCGTTCAGTGAGACTATGTtttattttttccaattttgaattAAGCTGGTCTAATAAGTGAGCGTTAAACTTTGTATATTTACAAATATGTATGTGCGTGCAGCAAGCTGGAGAAGTGTATGGAGAGAAGGCAATTTTAGCAACAGAAGTGAGAGAGCTTCAATCTAGACTTCTCTGTTTGTCAGATGAAAAGGACAAATCACTAGCAACTCTTGATGAGGttcatatcaatatatatatgtgtgtgtgtgtttatatCTCTGTTCATTTAGTAATCTATTTCTACATGCAGATGCGGAAAACCCTGGAAGTACGGCTAGCTGTGGCGGAAGATCTAAAGAAAGCAGCTGAGCAGGAAAAGCTAGAAAAGGAAGAATCTGCTAGGATTTCACTTGCTGAACAAGAAGAGATTATGGAGAATGTGGTTCAGGAGGCAAAGCTAATAGCACAGGCGGCTGACGAGAATTCCAAGGTAACTCTTTTGACTAACCATTGATTTGTTCAAGAAAAATTAACAGTTAGTGACTCATTCTTCTGCTTTGATCTGGCAGTTAAGAGAGTTTTTGATGAACCGTGGTCGCATTTTGGATACTTTACAGTAAGTTTTCCTTTGTATCTGATTAAATTATGAAATCTTGAATGTCTGGTTGTTTTGCATTTTATTATCTAATTTTAGTGTCCCTATACTTAAATATTGTTATTTCTTCCCCTCGTCAATCTCAGTGAAGAGATAACATAGCATGCTTCTCTTTTGCAGAGGGGAAATCTCTGTTATATGTCAGGATGTTAGTTTGCTGAAGGAAAAGTTTGACAAACGCCTTCCTCTAAGCATGTCCGTTTCGTCTAGCCAGACGAGTTGCAAATTAGCTTCATCGGGGTCGTCCATGAAAAGCTTGGCATCTGCATTGATTCACGAGGAAGACAAGTCTTCTAAGAAGCCAGATGACTCAAGTCCAGGTTCCTCAATCATTGATGTGCCACCGATAAGCAGAGCCGAAGAGAACAACATGAAGAAGCAAGATCAGAATGAACTTTCAGAAGACGGGTGGGATATCATAAAAGACGCAGACACCGAGACATGGATGGTGAAAATGGCATAGAGATCCacgattttctatttttatttcacTTGCCTAGTATCCTACACTCATAAGCAGACGCTTTGAATGGAGTCTGCACTCGTATGTAATTACTATATCTAGATATTATTAGTTGTACATATTTGAAAGTTGAAACAATAAGGGGGCAGGTGAGTGTTAAAGATTTTAAAGTCCGAGAGTACTAAATCAGTTTATGttaatatttatttgattatgCGTAATGATAAATAGTCCTGTTTTTGTTTCTTTAGAGTTAGCACATGCATAAACTTACCATACTATTTGTGAAGCACCATATAAAAAGATACATGACTCTCCTTATTTATATATTGGCCAAGGAAAGCAAAATTAGgccttaaataatttttaaaggTTATAGACCAACTGCGAGTGAAGGTTTTGGAAGCGTATATATGCTAAGTTGCCTAATTGGACATTAGAGACAATGCAATCTCACACGTGATCAATGGGTGGAGAAGGGGGTTTCAGCACCCTGGTTAATCGTTACATGGATTTTTAAGTCCCATAAACCTCTTGGTGGTGCTGCCAAACCTGATTCAGATCTCAAATTCTGAgattgtttttttatatatttataatttttgggagaaATAAAATGAGAACCTTAGTGTCATTGATAAGATGCTATACAAATATCCGCACATCAGATGCTGTACATTAAAAGCAATTGATACTGATTCACTAAACCATTTGAAGGGACCCAACCCGAGGCCGAAAATCAAGGAAAAATAACAGAATGATCGAGTCAAATGATTTAGTTCATAACTAATTACATCCTTGTTTAATCACGACGGTCAACGACAAAAACAGAATCGCTTTTGATCCAGGTAATCAAACGATGACACTTGTATTATTCAAGACCCTTGTTTAGCTGCCAGAACTAATTCAGTTTCAAATCACAAACAAACAGGCCTTAGCCACCATGTTCACACATTCTTGATAAGGTTTGCACAATGGTCCATTTTACCCATAatattcttgataaaaaaaaaatacaatacgaATAAGCAAACACAATTAGAAAGAACGGAAAAAAGGTGTGATATTATAAGATTTGTTGATATGGTAAATGTACATATGCTTCAAGCTTTGTCTATCTTTCTACTCTAATTAGCTAAAAAACTAAAGTCAATATTGCTCTTACACTATATGCCCCTATAACACAATTCCGAAGGAATACCCTAGGATTGATCACCAAGAATTGAGACCTCAAACCTTCATGATCATCAGAAACTACAAATACCCTTTAATCAAGAAGCTTGATCTGAGCTTAATTACAACTTGGACTATTCAAGTTAGCTCAACTCAACTCAATTCACCATCGGTGACCTCAGTCATGCCAGCAAAGGAGCAACACGGTACACCTCCATATGATGTAAAGCCTTGCTCTCTGCTCTCTAATCTGCTTAGAACACCTTGGCCATGTCCGGACCTTCGAGCTAGTACTTCTTGTGTTGGAGAATGCATTTGCAGCTGCCATTTTCCCAGTAGAAAACCCAAGCAATGTTCACTTGGAATTTATGGGTTCGGATCAGTGTTTCGAGTAGTTTAGTGGGTAGAGACTAGAATTTAAAGAGGTTGATCAGATTAGTAGTGATATGGTTTTGAATCATTGAGATCAAACACATGTATTTATTTATAGATATGAGTAGCTAGAAGAGTTGTTATTGAGAGAGCAGATATGCCTAGAATGCAAATTTGTGGTGGTTGACAAAGCTTGACCCCCTGGGGACTAGGGCCAATGGGACCTGACCCCACTGTTTTGGTTACGTGACAAAGCAGACCTATTAAGCCTTGTCCCCTTTGACACACCCCATCGATAAAGACCCTACAGCAACTCTGCCCTTTGGAGGGTCACCTTGTCTTCCATTGCTACAATATGCATGCATATATGTGAAGCTTTATACGTTGTCCTTTTTCTTAATTCAATATTAAAGATTAAAATAGTGACtaattggtagacatgaaaacaTATGTATTTTTCTTGATTTAAAGATGATTACGTTCATGCATGCAGATAAGGTGTATATAATAAGATCGGGACggtatattattaatatattcgTTCAGCTAGCTAATTTTTGTATCGAgaatttaattcaataaaaaaatgtatacCCTTTTGTTGTATCCACATCTTGCTTTGTAGGCACAAGTTGATACAAGAGGAATCTGTGCAGCTAAGCAATTGGCAATACCCCAACTATGAAGTGTTTGATTGTGACTCCTCACCATTAAAATTCTTGGCCAGTCAGCCACATAGGTAGGTTAATGCATAAATGTATATACATATTCGTATATTGTTTATTAGAGTATGTGAATTGGGTCATTACCAAGTAAACATATTGATATTACATTGATTTGATTATTTGTGGATGACTGATCGAAATAAAGAACATATATATTGGCTAAGAAAGCTTTTAGGTTAGTAGTTGAATTGAATATGACAATTAAAGTGATGCGTGAATGGTTATACTACACTTGTTCTACCTGTTCTTTAGGATAATCTCTATAATTGTCTATATTCattattagcattattatttgATATGGATGTGTAAGTCAAATGAACCGTTATTTAGCTTAATTAGCATTATTGATGGACCATGGtaatatataaatacatacatatatatatatatcgtttATACATTATTATATGcatatagatagatagatagatagatagagagGTTCAAAAGGAAAACCCCACAAGAAAACATGTGGTCTAAACCAAGTCCGAAAGAAACCGTTGAAGCTAAGTAGTAATTAGGGATTAGAAGGGATAATATAGAAACAGAGACAAGAAGGTGCAACTATTCCTAGTAGATAATAGTAGGGTACTGCTTGTACATAAAAAGTTTTAAAGCAATTTGATGGTCAAATCAAGCTCACACCTCTTGACACAAAATTTAGAAACTAGTAATCCCTTTAACAGACACACTTTAgtagtttttaaataaaaacaaaattctaAAAAGACTTTCTTGTATTAATAATTCTCAAAGGAGATACGAGAGGACTCTAACCAAAATAAGGGTATCTCCTATTAActaagtttattattattattattattattaaagaggGGAAATTACATCATCTattacattaatttttttattaccaTATATATACTGAAAACATATTTTCTGTATAATATACATTTTATATGACAATTTCAacttatttgttattaatttccttatttaaaatatatattttttattttgttattggtAATTTGTTGCCTccatttttatatattttctttttagaTTATTTGTATATTATTGGTTTTTTTCTAATATAGACTAAAAGATATAATCTTCCGTAATTCATACGTCTATCACCTAAAAATAATATTGGATAACTCCTAAGTTAGACTTAAACAAATTACcgttaaaattaaacaaatggcTAGCTTATCTCACTAATAATCTAATCTAATATCAATAGTtttatttaacattatttattggttttttattttatatcctttttatataaaaaaaatgtgtagataataaaaattcttagttttaacagtttATTTTGCTAATTGTAACgggatattttaaatatttaatgaaatatacttttaaaactaattaaaaataaatatttattaattatattaatataaattcaaatattataaaatattagtattatagtaatatataacatataatatataatcctaatttttataaaattttgctagttagaataaatatttagtaaacaatattttggtttaatttttattttaataaatttatgtcatttttttatatataatattatttatttatttaaaatttatatgacaattataaaaataattaataaattttctaaataaaactaagtaaatataCACTAGTATATTACATATatgtaaacttttttttttacatgcactatatattttttttgtttacataAAGTTACCCTAAATATTGATGCTTGATCAAATATGATTTATAAACTAGtctgtttattttttttcaatttttgttttttttaatatttagcaTAATCATTCTTTTAATAAACAATTTTGTATACGCTGTGCCATCATGACAAAAGCTAAAACCAACATCTATCTTTGTGTACAAACTGTTGGTAAATAAtaaacatatttattta
The genomic region above belongs to Humulus lupulus chromosome 1, drHumLupu1.1, whole genome shotgun sequence and contains:
- the LOC133792234 gene encoding small polypeptide DEVIL 14 — protein: MAAANAFSNTRSTSSKVRTWPRCSKQIREQRARLYIIWRCTVLLLCWHD
- the LOC133792228 gene encoding uncharacterized protein LOC133792228, translating into MGFKSVFRCLQEVFPQIDVRILKAVAIEHSKDADAAVNDILTDVLPHLGSGNSTFPVIISPNAGSFRGAESSTESGSSSFEHVEDNAGANGTHADITLGVEIEDSGISSKLISPSHEDGEYIDFTNGALHADGIHLNESMNGSNSSSSDIKNDGDNKIDLYTNEIHKEIALELDQADRVLSKAAKLIRADDEQECTDTGFETFFSPNLLMSIVSSDQSQFGVSTEGLNDSLKNPSFEVEKREYFMANVHDEDQARSFSSLTSQKDCSVASKTGSIQDDISENSSVLQSNEISRIDILDEIIEDAKNNKKTLFSAMESVINMMKEVEIQESNAERAKEEAALGGLDILIKVEELKQMLEHAKEANSMQAGEVYGEKAILATEVRELQSRLLCLSDEKDKSLATLDEMRKTLEVRLAVAEDLKKAAEQEKLEKEESARISLAEQEEIMENVVQEAKLIAQAADENSKLREFLMNRGRILDTLQGEISVICQDVSLLKEKFDKRLPLSMSVSSSQTSCKLASSGSSMKSLASALIHEEDKSSKKPDDSSPGSSIIDVPPISRAEENNMKKQDQNELSEDGWDIIKDADTETWMVKMA